A genomic segment from Deltaproteobacteria bacterium encodes:
- a CDS encoding DUF2203 domain-containing protein, translating to MSQIIPISQKRTFTLEEAQELLPVIRRITKEAVEKFVLLERKLKKQQAISQAWDSVEVEISDLLNKWSDKISKLGALPKGIWLVDFDSGQGYYCWRYDEETIENFHGYEEGFSSRTLIQ from the coding sequence ATGTCTCAAATCATTCCTATCTCACAAAAACGTACCTTTACTTTAGAGGAAGCTCAGGAACTGCTTCCTGTCATTCGTCGTATTACCAAGGAGGCGGTTGAAAAATTTGTTTTGCTGGAGCGAAAATTAAAAAAACAGCAGGCGATTTCTCAAGCTTGGGATAGTGTGGAAGTGGAAATCTCGGATTTACTCAATAAATGGAGTGATAAAATTTCCAAACTGGGTGCCCTGCCCAAAGGAATTTGGCTTGTCGATTTTGATAGCGGCCAGGGCTACTATTGCTGGCGTTACGACGAAGAGACGATCGAGAATTTTCATGGCTATGAAGAGGGATTTTCGAG
- a CDS encoding 6-carboxytetrahydropterin synthase produces the protein MYKVCKQLNFSYAHRLLYYPGKCAHLHGHNALVEIELKAEQLDTRGLLIDFNDIKDIANCWIDQTLDHKTILCKQDPLAKLLADFGEPLFLMDENPTAEALAKLMLEALREKGLAVSQVRIWETPSSCAVYEES, from the coding sequence ATGTACAAAGTCTGTAAACAATTGAACTTCAGCTACGCCCATCGTCTACTGTATTACCCAGGCAAGTGTGCCCATCTGCATGGCCATAACGCTTTAGTGGAAATTGAGCTCAAGGCAGAACAATTGGACACACGCGGTCTGCTCATCGATTTTAATGACATCAAAGACATCGCCAATTGCTGGATTGATCAGACATTGGATCACAAAACCATTCTTTGCAAACAAGACCCTCTCGCAAAGCTGTTGGCCGATTTTGGGGAACCCCTCTTTTTAATGGATGAAAACCCCACAGCAGAGGCCTTGGCAAAATTAATGTTAGAGGCCCTGCGTGAAAAAGGTTTGGCAGTCAGCCAGGTGCGCATTTGGGAAACGCCTAGTTCTTGCGCGGTGTACGAGGAAAGTTGA
- a CDS encoding cob(I)yrinic acid a,c-diamide adenosyltransferase, whose amino-acid sequence MKIYTKKGDQGKTSLFGGQILSKDHERIEAYGCVDELNSVLGCVVSVLKTSNLQKEILEIQKQLFVLGSELAYPSADERLRSGFLKTTHIEQLEKQIDSMETTLNPLKQFILPGGSQTASFLHLARTVCRRAEREAVHLSHTENLRSELLIYLNRLSDYLFVAARFANHLENRPDLLWEGLSE is encoded by the coding sequence ATGAAAATTTATACCAAAAAAGGTGATCAAGGAAAGACCTCTCTCTTTGGAGGACAGATTCTTTCCAAAGATCATGAACGAATTGAAGCCTATGGCTGTGTCGATGAGCTCAACAGTGTTTTGGGTTGCGTCGTCAGCGTTTTAAAAACTTCCAATTTGCAAAAAGAAATTTTGGAAATTCAAAAACAGCTTTTTGTTTTGGGTTCGGAACTCGCCTACCCCAGTGCTGATGAGCGTCTCCGCTCGGGTTTTCTCAAAACCACGCACATTGAACAACTGGAAAAACAAATTGATAGCATGGAGACCACACTGAATCCCCTCAAACAATTTATTCTTCCTGGAGGCAGCCAAACCGCATCATTCTTGCATTTGGCACGAACAGTCTGCCGACGTGCAGAACGTGAAGCGGTGCATCTTTCTCATACGGAGAATCTGCGGAGTGAACTACTGATCTATCTGAATCGTTTGTCCGATTACCTGTTTGTGGCTGCACGATTTGCCAATCATCTCGAAAATAGACCCGATTTACTTTGGGAGGGATTGTCCGAGTGA